In Vibrio japonicus, the following are encoded in one genomic region:
- a CDS encoding YgjV family protein — protein METWLAQGVGGIAFVIGLVAFWQKNDLHFRYHMVVFCFFMAIHFFLMGALVATIGVILNGLRSLASIKTQSKEVMWFFILSMWVLTLPNIDSIFELITVFGSSIATWALFTKQGIKLRLFILLNSICWITHNIWLGSIGGSLVEGCFIITNLITIYRLYKLNREQAITEVATID, from the coding sequence ATGGAAACGTGGTTGGCACAAGGTGTTGGCGGGATTGCTTTTGTCATTGGCTTGGTTGCGTTTTGGCAAAAAAATGACCTCCATTTTCGATACCACATGGTTGTTTTTTGCTTTTTCATGGCCATTCATTTCTTCTTGATGGGTGCATTAGTGGCGACCATTGGTGTAATACTCAATGGCCTACGAAGTTTAGCGTCTATTAAAACTCAGTCTAAAGAGGTCATGTGGTTTTTTATTTTATCGATGTGGGTTCTGACACTGCCTAATATCGACAGTATATTTGAACTTATTACGGTCTTTGGATCTTCTATTGCGACTTGGGCGCTATTTACAAAACAAGGCATTAAATTGAGGCTTTTTATTTTGCTCAATTCCATATGCTGGATAACGCATAATATTTGGCTAGGTTCAATCGGTGGTTCACTGGTTGAGGGATGCTTTATCATAACGAATTTGATCACCATATATAGGCTCTACAAACTCAATAGAGAACAAGCTATCACTGAGGTCGCTACTATAGACTAA
- a CDS encoding bifunctional 4-hydroxy-2-oxoglutarate aldolase/2-dehydro-3-deoxy-phosphogluconate aldolase, with translation MSDIKQQIKALKIIPVIAIDNAEDIIPLGKVLVENGLPVAEITFRSDAAEEAIRLLRESQPDMLIGAGTVLNREQVIAAKEAGATFIVSPGFNPNTVRACQELGIEIIPGVNNPSAVEAALEMGLTTMKFFPAEPSGGINMVKSLLAPYTALELMPTGGIKPSNINEYLSVPRVIACGGTWMVEKSLIEKGDWDELARLTREAVALVQG, from the coding sequence ATGTCTGACATTAAACAACAAATCAAAGCACTCAAAATTATCCCTGTCATTGCCATCGACAATGCCGAAGACATCATTCCTCTAGGCAAAGTGCTGGTTGAAAACGGGCTGCCAGTGGCCGAAATTACATTTCGCTCTGACGCTGCAGAAGAAGCAATCCGCCTACTGCGTGAATCACAACCAGATATGCTAATTGGTGCGGGTACCGTACTTAACCGCGAACAGGTTATTGCAGCTAAAGAAGCTGGCGCAACCTTCATTGTTTCACCAGGTTTTAACCCAAATACCGTGCGCGCCTGTCAGGAACTTGGTATTGAGATCATTCCTGGTGTGAACAACCCAAGTGCCGTCGAAGCCGCATTGGAGATGGGCCTAACTACGATGAAGTTCTTCCCAGCAGAGCCATCAGGCGGCATTAACATGGTTAAGTCTTTGCTTGCACCTTATACCGCTCTAGAACTGATGCCAACAGGTGGCATTAAACCTTCGAATATCAATGAATACCTCTCTGTTCCACGAGTGATCGCTTGCGGCGGTACTTGGATGGTTGAGAAGTCTTTAATTGAAAAAGGTGACTGGGACGAATTAGCGCGTCTGACACGTGAAGCCGTTGCACTGGTTCAAGGCTAA
- a CDS encoding sugar kinase — MKHIAIIGECMIELNGKPFGPMQQTYGGDTLNAAVYLCRGREANLHPEQIKVSYVSALGADPLSEGMLTRWQQEGIDTSLVLRDERRSPGLYLIQLDDQGERTFLYWRNQSAARYIMQHPQIADIESALANVDMVFLSGITLAILPDEDRVELLSLLAELRQNGVEIAFDSNFRPALWPNDDNATVKFIYEAMYQLTDLALVTFDDEQNLWGDQTPSDTLDRLASLGVRRRVVKNGADGCLVQELTSPAQIVSTQPVERVVDTTSAGDSFNGGFLSAYLAGAELVNACQRGNQLAGTVIQHRGAIIDKIHTQAALNA; from the coding sequence ATGAAACATATCGCCATTATCGGCGAATGCATGATTGAGCTGAACGGGAAACCGTTCGGCCCTATGCAACAGACATATGGCGGCGATACGCTTAACGCTGCTGTGTATCTTTGCAGAGGCCGGGAAGCCAATTTGCACCCCGAACAAATCAAGGTTTCTTATGTGAGTGCACTAGGTGCTGATCCTCTTAGCGAAGGTATGCTTACCCGTTGGCAACAAGAAGGGATCGATACCTCGCTCGTACTGCGCGATGAACGTCGATCTCCAGGGTTATATCTGATCCAGCTCGACGATCAGGGCGAACGTACATTTTTGTACTGGCGTAATCAATCTGCAGCGCGCTACATCATGCAACATCCTCAGATTGCCGATATCGAGTCCGCATTGGCAAACGTCGACATGGTGTTCTTAAGTGGTATTACCCTAGCCATTTTACCTGATGAGGATCGCGTTGAACTGCTCAGCCTGTTGGCGGAGCTACGCCAAAATGGTGTGGAAATAGCATTCGACAGCAATTTCCGCCCAGCACTTTGGCCCAACGACGATAACGCTACCGTGAAATTTATCTACGAAGCCATGTATCAGCTAACCGATTTAGCTTTGGTTACGTTTGATGACGAACAGAATCTCTGGGGCGACCAAACGCCGTCCGACACACTGGATCGATTAGCCAGTTTAGGCGTGCGACGCCGTGTGGTAAAAAATGGCGCTGATGGATGTCTAGTTCAGGAACTAACGTCACCCGCTCAAATCGTCTCCACACAACCTGTGGAACGCGTTGTGGACACCACCTCTGCGGGTGATTCATTCAACGGCGGATTCCTATCAGCCTATTTGGCAGGTGCCGAACTGGTTAACGCATGCCAGCGCGGAAACCAACTCGCAGGTACAGTGATCCAGCATCGCGGTGCTATCATCGACAAAATTCATACTCAAGCCGCTCTTAACGCTTAA
- the uxaC gene encoding glucuronate isomerase — protein MKAFMCEDFLLSTETARRLYHDHASKQPVYDYHCHLNPAEVANDRSFENLTQIWLAGDHYKWRGMRSAGVSEQLITGDASDYDKYLAWANTVPQTLGNPLYHWTHLELRRPFGITNTLFGPQNADTIWHQCNEMLASPEFSARGIMKKMNVVMAGTTDDPIDSLEHHSTIAQDSSFDIAVLPSWRPDKAFKIELDGFIDYIHQLSKVADVEIATFDELCDALEVRLQYFNNHGCKAADHGIEVVRFAQIPETRVLDDILARRLNGQVLNETEVAQFTTAVQVWLGQRYAKLGWVMQLHIGAQRNNNSRMFKLLGADAGFDSIGDRPFAFELAHLLDEMDKSNELPRTILYCLNPRDNEMMATMIGNFQSGGIAGKVQFGSGWWFNDQKDGMQRQMEQLSQLGLLSQFVGMLTDSRSFLSYTRHEYFRRILCDMIGRWAENGEVPNDLSLLGPMVENICFGNAKRYFEERA, from the coding sequence ATGAAAGCGTTTATGTGCGAAGATTTTTTACTGTCAACTGAAACAGCCCGTCGTCTTTACCATGATCACGCCAGTAAGCAACCAGTTTATGATTACCATTGTCACCTGAATCCGGCAGAAGTCGCGAATGATCGTAGCTTCGAGAACCTGACTCAAATTTGGTTGGCGGGTGATCATTACAAATGGCGCGGCATGCGTTCTGCGGGTGTGAGTGAGCAACTTATTACTGGTGATGCAAGTGACTACGACAAGTACCTCGCCTGGGCCAATACAGTACCTCAAACACTAGGGAATCCTCTGTATCACTGGACCCACCTAGAGCTGCGCCGCCCATTTGGTATTACCAACACACTGTTTGGGCCACAAAATGCGGATACTATCTGGCATCAATGTAATGAAATGCTTGCCTCACCAGAGTTCTCTGCGCGCGGCATCATGAAGAAAATGAACGTTGTGATGGCTGGTACTACGGACGATCCGATTGATTCACTTGAACACCATAGCACTATCGCGCAAGACAGCAGTTTCGATATCGCGGTACTACCAAGCTGGCGTCCGGACAAAGCGTTTAAAATTGAGCTCGATGGCTTTATCGACTATATCCACCAGCTATCTAAAGTAGCGGATGTTGAGATCGCTACGTTTGACGAACTGTGTGACGCGTTAGAAGTACGCCTACAGTACTTCAACAATCATGGCTGTAAAGCGGCTGACCATGGCATTGAAGTCGTTCGTTTCGCGCAAATTCCTGAAACACGCGTCCTTGACGACATTCTCGCTCGTCGCCTGAATGGACAAGTGCTAAACGAAACCGAAGTCGCTCAGTTCACTACCGCTGTTCAAGTCTGGCTGGGTCAACGCTATGCCAAATTGGGTTGGGTTATGCAGCTCCATATTGGTGCACAACGTAACAACAACAGCCGCATGTTCAAATTACTGGGTGCCGATGCTGGCTTCGATTCAATTGGCGATCGCCCATTTGCGTTTGAACTGGCTCATCTTTTGGATGAAATGGATAAATCAAATGAACTGCCTCGCACAATTTTGTACTGCCTCAATCCGAGAGACAACGAAATGATGGCGACCATGATTGGTAACTTCCAGAGCGGTGGCATTGCTGGCAAAGTTCAGTTTGGTTCTGGTTGGTGGTTTAACGACCAAAAAGACGGCATGCAGCGCCAAATGGAACAGCTATCTCAACTAGGTCTACTAAGCCAGTTTGTCGGTATGCTGACCGACTCGCGCAGTTTCTTGTCTTACACCCGTCACGAATATTTCCGTCGTATTTTGTGTGACATGATTGGTCGCTGGGCTGAGAACGGCGAAGTTCCGAATGACCTTTCTCTACTAGGTCCTATGGTTGAGAATATTTGTTTTGGCAATGCCAAACGTTATTTTGAAGAGAGGGCGTAA
- a CDS encoding mannitol dehydrogenase family protein gives MKNIANTTLNSDVSLPQYDRKTLKSRIVHLGFGAFHRAHQALFTNEMLEKTGSDWGICEVNLFGGEDLIEALRLQDHLYTVAEKGAEKTDVKVIGSVTESLHPELDGIQAVLEKMAEPQVSIVSMTITEKGYCADPATGTLDKNNPLVLADLQTPETPKSALGYIVQALKLRRDRGLAPFTVMSCDNVQENGHVAKAAILEFAQLSDPDFRDWIETHVTFPCTMVDRIVPAATPETLAEISTLLGCEDPCGIACEPFRQWVIEDNFVAGRPEWDVAGAEFVEDVVPYEEMKLRMLNGSHSFLAYLGYLGGYDHISDTMTDEGYRKAAFDMMMKAQAPSLNMPEGTDLNAYATLLIDRFTNPSLKHRTWQIAMDGSQKIPQRMGGSLKYHLTNGSDFSWIATAIAGWMRYVSGVDEADNSIDVRDPMADQLRAICDQHGLNVSVVPALLGVEAIFPAELGQNPQVIEAVSRAYQSLLDNGARATVAAL, from the coding sequence ATGAAAAATATTGCTAATACCACACTCAACTCTGACGTTTCTCTGCCTCAGTACGATCGCAAAACATTAAAAAGCCGCATCGTCCATCTAGGATTTGGCGCATTTCATCGCGCTCACCAGGCATTGTTCACAAATGAAATGTTGGAAAAAACGGGCAGCGATTGGGGAATCTGCGAAGTAAACCTGTTTGGTGGCGAGGACCTAATTGAAGCGTTGCGTTTGCAAGATCACCTATACACGGTGGCGGAAAAAGGTGCAGAGAAAACGGATGTAAAAGTCATCGGTTCAGTGACTGAGTCATTACACCCAGAACTTGATGGTATTCAAGCCGTCCTTGAAAAAATGGCTGAACCTCAAGTCTCTATTGTTTCTATGACTATTACAGAAAAAGGCTACTGCGCAGACCCAGCAACCGGAACACTGGATAAGAACAATCCATTAGTTCTGGCTGACCTACAAACGCCTGAAACACCGAAATCGGCATTAGGTTATATCGTTCAAGCCCTAAAACTTCGTCGTGATCGTGGTTTGGCACCATTTACAGTTATGTCGTGCGACAACGTACAAGAAAATGGTCATGTTGCTAAAGCAGCGATTCTAGAGTTCGCCCAATTAAGTGATCCTGATTTCCGCGATTGGATTGAAACCCACGTGACGTTCCCTTGTACAATGGTTGACCGCATCGTTCCAGCTGCAACTCCAGAAACACTAGCAGAAATTTCAACGCTCTTAGGCTGTGAAGATCCGTGTGGCATTGCCTGTGAACCATTCCGTCAATGGGTAATCGAAGACAATTTTGTTGCCGGACGCCCAGAGTGGGACGTTGCTGGTGCAGAGTTTGTAGAAGATGTTGTGCCATACGAAGAGATGAAGCTCAGAATGCTTAACGGCAGCCACTCTTTCCTTGCCTACCTTGGCTACCTTGGTGGTTATGACCATATCTCAGATACAATGACGGATGAAGGCTATCGCAAAGCAGCCTTCGATATGATGATGAAAGCTCAGGCACCGTCTCTCAACATGCCTGAAGGCACGGACCTAAACGCATACGCCACACTGCTGATTGACCGTTTCACCAACCCAAGCCTGAAGCACCGTACATGGCAAATTGCGATGGATGGTAGCCAAAAAATCCCTCAACGCATGGGCGGTAGCTTAAAGTACCACCTTACAAATGGCAGCGATTTTTCATGGATTGCAACCGCCATTGCCGGATGGATGCGATACGTTTCTGGTGTTGATGAAGCAGATAACTCAATTGATGTACGTGATCCGATGGCCGATCAACTTCGTGCTATTTGCGACCAACATGGACTAAATGTGTCTGTCGTTCCTGCTTTACTCGGCGTAGAAGCCATTTTCCCAGCGGAACTTGGTCAGAACCCTCAAGTCATTGAAGCGGTAAGCCGTGCCTACCAGTCCTTACTGGATAATGGCGCACGTGCAACTGTTGCAGCATTATAA
- a CDS encoding TRAP transporter large permease: MDWQVILTLFGTFAVLLTLGVPVSFAIGLSSLATILMALPLEPAIAVVAQRMAAGLDNFALLAIPFFILAGNIMNQGGIALRLINFAKVLGGRLPGSLAHVNVMANMMFGSISGSAVASAAAVGGTMSPLQKKDGYDKHFSAAVNITSCPSGLLIPPSNTLIVFSLVSGGTSIAALFLAGYIPGILMGLSIMLIAGFIAKRRGYPVAEKPTLAVVWNTFLRAAPSLCLIIVIMGGIIGGIFTATEASAIAVVYTFVLAVLVYREVKFTQLPKIILESAVTTSIVLLLVGASMGMSWAMANADIPYMIADALLSVSENPLMILLIINVILLIVGIFMDMTPAVLIFTPIFLPVVMDMGVDPVHFGIMMTFNLAIGICTPPVGSALFIGCSVADVSIDKVIKPLLPFYGALVAALLAVTFIPELSLFLPNLILGY; this comes from the coding sequence ATGGATTGGCAAGTCATACTCACCCTGTTTGGAACGTTTGCTGTGCTATTGACATTGGGTGTGCCCGTGTCTTTTGCAATCGGGCTCTCATCTTTAGCAACAATTTTAATGGCACTACCTTTAGAACCTGCAATTGCGGTGGTAGCTCAACGTATGGCCGCAGGCCTAGACAACTTCGCTTTGCTGGCGATCCCATTCTTTATACTGGCAGGTAATATTATGAACCAGGGCGGCATCGCACTGCGTTTGATTAACTTCGCCAAAGTACTTGGAGGACGTTTACCTGGCTCACTAGCGCACGTTAACGTCATGGCCAATATGATGTTCGGATCGATTTCCGGTTCAGCCGTGGCGTCTGCTGCAGCGGTAGGTGGCACTATGTCACCACTGCAAAAGAAAGACGGATACGATAAGCACTTTTCTGCTGCTGTGAACATCACCTCTTGTCCTTCTGGCCTATTGATCCCGCCAAGTAACACATTAATCGTGTTCTCGCTGGTATCTGGCGGCACATCTATAGCGGCACTGTTTTTAGCAGGATACATCCCTGGCATTTTGATGGGCTTGAGTATCATGCTTATCGCGGGCTTTATTGCAAAACGCAGAGGCTACCCTGTTGCTGAAAAACCAACGCTAGCAGTAGTGTGGAATACGTTCTTGCGCGCTGCCCCTTCGCTTTGTCTAATCATCGTTATTATGGGCGGCATCATCGGAGGCATTTTTACCGCAACAGAAGCATCAGCCATCGCCGTTGTCTATACGTTTGTCCTAGCCGTTTTGGTTTACCGTGAAGTGAAGTTTACTCAACTTCCAAAAATCATTCTTGAATCAGCAGTAACAACCTCTATTGTTTTGTTGCTTGTTGGTGCTTCAATGGGTATGTCATGGGCAATGGCTAACGCCGATATCCCATATATGATTGCAGATGCCCTGCTTTCTGTATCAGAAAACCCGCTGATGATTCTTCTGATCATTAACGTCATTCTGCTTATCGTCGGTATCTTTATGGATATGACACCTGCAGTGCTGATCTTTACCCCGATTTTCCTTCCAGTTGTGATGGATATGGGTGTTGATCCTGTTCACTTCGGGATCATGATGACGTTCAACCTTGCTATCGGTATCTGTACACCGCCCGTCGGTAGTGCGCTGTTCATTGGCTGCTCTGTTGCTGACGTATCAATCGATAAAGTCATTAAACCACTACTGCCTTTCTATGGTGCACTGGTTGCGGCACTGCTCGCCGTCACCTTTATTCCAGAGCTGAGCCTATTCTTACCGAATCTTATTTTAGGCTACTAA
- a CDS encoding TRAP transporter small permease, giving the protein MKKLVGFINRGLAAFTISLSTFLVFCVVWQVISRYVLGKPSTITDELARYLFMWVALIGAAYTTGLKRHLAIDLLTMKLSGKRKLINELFIQIAIAVFAYIVLVHGGIQLASKTLATGQVTPALNLQMGYIYLCLPISGALMIFYSGVFAYESVKKLICGSTLATESKFD; this is encoded by the coding sequence ATGAAAAAACTGGTCGGTTTCATAAACAGAGGTCTAGCTGCCTTTACTATATCTCTCTCCACCTTCCTGGTTTTCTGCGTAGTGTGGCAAGTCATATCACGTTACGTCCTCGGTAAACCCAGCACGATTACTGATGAATTGGCGCGTTACCTCTTTATGTGGGTAGCCTTAATCGGAGCCGCATACACCACTGGTCTGAAGCGTCACTTAGCTATCGACTTACTAACCATGAAACTCAGTGGCAAGCGTAAGCTTATCAACGAACTCTTTATTCAAATTGCTATTGCCGTATTCGCATACATCGTCCTCGTTCACGGTGGTATACAGCTGGCTAGCAAAACACTAGCGACTGGACAAGTCACTCCAGCATTAAACCTACAGATGGGCTATATCTATCTCTGCCTACCTATCAGCGGCGCTTTGATGATTTTTTATTCAGGCGTATTTGCGTACGAGAGCGTGAAAAAACTTATTTGTGGCAGCACTTTAGCTACCGAATCTAAATTTGATTAA
- a CDS encoding TRAP transporter substrate-binding protein, producing MNMRKTLLCSFVGAALSLSAVTSAYAATTLKLSHNHPRDHAVHKAMSQLAKEVKELTDGEVKIRIYPDAQLGTQRESMELMQNGALDMVKSNAAELEAFSPAYSAFNLPYLFRDKAHYYSVTDGELGREILDSSSESGFIGVTYYDAGARSFYTSKPIKTPEDLKGLKVRVQPSPTAIAMVKSLGGSPTPLAYGELYTALQQGVVDAAENNIPSFSLSRHSEVSKYFSLDEHTMVPDVLVISTKTYDKLTKEHQEALMKAAKDSSEYMKQLWAESEAKERKKAEGMGVTFVQPNKAAFVASVQPMYAELEKSNPELSQLVKRIQDVK from the coding sequence ATGAACATGCGTAAAACTCTACTTTGTAGCTTTGTCGGAGCTGCTTTGAGCCTTAGTGCGGTCACTTCTGCGTATGCAGCGACGACTTTAAAGTTAAGCCACAACCATCCTCGTGACCACGCTGTGCATAAAGCAATGAGCCAGCTAGCGAAGGAAGTGAAAGAGTTGACAGACGGTGAGGTGAAAATTCGCATTTACCCAGATGCTCAGCTAGGCACACAGCGTGAATCTATGGAACTGATGCAAAATGGTGCATTGGATATGGTGAAGAGCAACGCGGCAGAGCTCGAAGCGTTTTCTCCAGCTTATTCTGCTTTTAACCTACCTTATTTGTTCCGTGATAAAGCGCACTACTACAGTGTGACTGATGGAGAGCTAGGTCGCGAAATTCTTGATTCTTCAAGTGAAAGTGGCTTTATTGGTGTTACCTACTACGACGCAGGCGCACGCAGTTTTTACACATCAAAACCGATTAAAACACCAGAGGACTTGAAGGGTTTGAAAGTTCGCGTTCAGCCAAGTCCAACTGCGATCGCGATGGTGAAGTCTCTTGGCGGTAGCCCAACGCCTCTTGCTTACGGTGAACTTTATACCGCACTACAACAAGGCGTAGTAGATGCAGCGGAAAACAATATTCCATCGTTCAGCCTAAGCCGTCACAGTGAAGTATCAAAATACTTCAGCTTGGATGAGCACACAATGGTTCCAGATGTTCTTGTAATTTCTACTAAAACGTATGACAAGCTGACAAAAGAACATCAGGAAGCGCTAATGAAAGCGGCCAAAGATTCATCTGAATACATGAAACAGCTTTGGGCTGAGTCAGAAGCAAAAGAGCGTAAAAAAGCAGAAGGTATGGGTGTGACGTTTGTTCAGCCTAACAAAGCTGCGTTTGTCGCGTCTGTTCAACCAATGTACGCCGAGTTAGAGAAAAGCAATCCTGAACTCAGTCAGTTGGTTAAACGCATTCAAGATGTGAAGTAA
- a CDS encoding FCD domain-containing protein: MDVVNRFNMMPFEPKRPYQEIGLVLRNQLIEGLYKVGDRLPPERDIAEQLDVSRTVVREAIIMLELENLVEVKKGSGVYVLNVPTNSASRENIISDDAGPFEMLQARQLLESNIAEFAATQVTPGDILRMRSALELERKELAEGTVDCHGDEQFHLYIAEATQNSVLVDMLKHSWDRREKSPMWKKLHSHISGTAYREEWLEDHAKILSALQRKDPISAKNAMWQHLENVKQRLIELSDIDDPNFDGYLFSSNPVVLLGNASK, encoded by the coding sequence ATGGACGTAGTAAATAGATTCAACATGATGCCTTTTGAACCAAAACGCCCTTATCAAGAGATAGGGTTAGTACTAAGAAACCAGCTTATCGAAGGTCTATATAAGGTCGGAGATAGACTTCCTCCAGAACGTGATATTGCGGAGCAGCTAGACGTGAGTCGAACTGTGGTTCGTGAAGCGATCATCATGTTGGAACTGGAGAACTTAGTAGAGGTTAAGAAAGGCTCTGGTGTCTACGTCCTTAACGTGCCAACCAATTCTGCTTCTCGTGAAAATATTATCAGTGATGATGCAGGTCCATTTGAGATGTTGCAGGCTAGGCAATTGCTAGAAAGTAATATTGCAGAGTTCGCCGCTACTCAGGTCACACCGGGAGACATCCTGCGAATGCGTTCTGCTTTAGAGCTTGAGCGTAAAGAGTTAGCAGAAGGGACAGTCGATTGTCACGGGGATGAGCAGTTCCACTTGTACATTGCCGAAGCGACTCAAAACTCGGTATTAGTCGACATGCTGAAACATTCGTGGGACCGCCGAGAGAAGAGCCCAATGTGGAAAAAGCTCCACTCTCACATTAGTGGCACTGCTTATCGCGAAGAATGGTTGGAAGATCACGCAAAAATACTTTCTGCTCTTCAGCGAAAAGATCCTATATCAGCCAAAAATGCAATGTGGCAACACCTTGAAAATGTTAAGCAGCGTCTTATAGAGCTGTCTGACATTGATGACCCGAATTTCGACGGATACTTATTCAGTTCTAACCCAGTTGTATTGTTGGGTAATGCGAGCAAATAA